The nucleotide window CCAAAACTATAATATATTGAATGATGGTATTGTTATGGCAATATGGTTGACATGAATCTTATCCCGTCAGGTCTCCACAGCTTCTATTTCCTGCTGATTCTGGCCTACTTTATTGCATCCTGCATCTACATGCAACCACTGTGGCAGGCTCTACAAAAGGGAGGCCCTATGCACACAGTGCTCAAAGTGCTCTCTATCGCCCTCTTGCTGCAGGGGATGTCGGTGCTCTTTAATTACATCCACATGGCCAGGTGGTGGCAACAATGTTTCGCATGCATAATCCATCAACAATTCACTTCATTATAAATCCATTAAACGTTTTATATGTTTTTCAACTTGTTCCTTCTTTTTAACCTAGGTATGCCAGAGATGGCGTAGGGACCCCTTTGATGGGTAGTCTAGCTGAGTGTGAGTCATATTTATACACATTATTCAACATAATATTGATTGCCCTGTACCAGAAGGTTCCAATCACTTACAGCCAAGGAGTCCCTTGGTTCCCGCCTATTACATGCTATTTCTTAACAAATGTGTGTAATTTTTCAAAAACTTAAATTATTGTGAAAGAATAAATTAACAATCATTGAAAGTATCAGTGCAGTATAAGGATTAATGGTTTAATTGATAAAATCTTGATAATccctgcttgtgtgtatgtgtgtgtagtttgtgaCATGGTGGCACAGGTGCAGATGCTGTATATGCTGCTGAGTCTTTGTATGGGTTGGACTCTGAGTCGCAGCAGAAAGTCCCAGAGCAAGCCTCTCCAGTGGGACTCCTCTCCAACCTCCACCTCCCTTGCTGCAGGGGCTGTGTTCACACAGGTTCAGAtggaatatttttgtttgtatataatatttctattctattttatttctgATAACACAATTACAACCTGTCCAGCACCTCTATTCCAACATATGTTGCTCTCCAGTCCTAACAGTTTTCATTTGAAAAAAGTACACCTCCATACTGAATATAATACGTTTTAAAATTATACCTCCATGCCGAATATAATACCTTTTAAAAGTCCATTTGGTGCTGATGCTGTTCTTGTTTCCAGGGGATCTTACTCATCTGGGAGCAGTTTGAGGACACAGAGCACCACAGTTTCCATGCACAGCGCAGTGTGCCAGGTGTCTTACTCCTGCTGCTACGTGTGGTGCTAGCACTGCTACTGGCCTCGGTGCTCTACCAGATCACCTCCTCGGAGAGGAGTGCTCTCAAGAGGGACTTCTACCTTCGCTTTGCAAAGGTGGCACAACCGTAATAGACCCGCAACCAGAAATAACACACCAGTTTTCAATTCAGCTTTGGGATTTGTCTGCAATTCTGAAATATATGTTTACTAATCAActtctttatttttataaatttgAAGGGGTGCTTTTTGTGGTTTCTGTGCCATCCTGTGCTTGTTCTACTCTCAGGGATTTTTAATGAACACCAGCAAGAGAAGGTGAGATGAGACAAGATAGTTTAGAGCATAGAACAAAATActcaaatacaaaacacactaATCAGTCACTGTTGCTTATCTTTTGTGCCTAGGTCATTGCTATTGGAGTGATTTTGTGCCAGTCCATATCGGTCATCATACTCTACCAACTCTTCCTGTCGAGGAGTCTTTATTGGGAGGTGTCCTCTCTATCCTCGGTTACCTTGCCTCTGAGCATGTCCAGAGGGCCTCGGGATCGCTTCTAATTCCCTGATGTGGCTTTGGCATGTTACCATGGATACATGGAGCTGTAGTCAGACTGCTCAAGTCACAGAAGAGAGAAAGTCTGTTTTGAAAGCAGACAGTAACGGTTAGCGTTTGTGCAGAGCCGCAGACAAAAAGGACAAGCAACTGGAATGTCTAAACTGAGACTGAAGCTGGCGAAAACGCAGGACATGGATGTTGGTGAATGCTGGAATACAGGACTATTTGTGCCCATACGGAGCAGAAACTAAGGATTCTACAGCCTCAAACTGCACGTGCACTGATGGGCGATTTCCTGAACTTAAACAAGTTATAAATGTATGTACAAAGTAAGCATATGATTACTGTTTTGTTGTCTCTTTTGCCATATTTATCTGAATTTGTATATGGTATGATTGACATGCATGTCTCCCCTCTCAACAACTTGACAAAGGGCAAAACTCATCCACATagctttttcttttaaaaaacatgATCTCATGGGTGAAACATAGCACACAGGCAGTTGTTACTATGCTGTGGTGAAGTTCAAAATCATTTCTATGCACTGAAGGTGATGTATggtaataattatttttaataaaggtGCAATTTagaatttcttttttattgagaTGTATGATTTCAATGATTGAAACAGAGTGGGTAAACATATTTATCAGATAGCTATTTTAATGGTGAACTTACAGtagtcacacaaacacttatACATCATGATGTAACTGATTGCCAAAACAACTCTCAAAATAAACTAGACAATAGGGGAGTTTAAAATTGCCTAATAAATACCCAAATCAAGACTTAATCTAAGACCATGAAATGTTTCTGTGAAGTTAGAAAACAATGATTTtgatctatttttttatttttggtaaCAGCTGAAGTAGTCTTCGTGTTACTTGAAAAGAAAATAATGATAAGACACAGGTCATTATATAATAACAAATTATATAGACAGCAAACCCATGGGGCCCTTCATAGCCTGGTAGCATGTAGAGATTCCATTTTCCACAGAAATCACCATTTTGATTTCTCTCGGAATAAAATTCAGTAATATTCAAGTAAGGCGCTACAGTGGTTTAGACACGCACATATTCAGTCTGATCTATGCTTGAAGTGTAAGTGTAGGCACTTTGGTATCTGTCCCTTCCTTGCATCCTTTTCAGTCAGCATCTAAACATTTCGCAATAAACTCAACATATTCTAGACATTATACACAACAGACTAACAAACTGGCCTGAAATATACTCCGAACAAAAACTTGGTGGTTTCAAAGGGCTTCAATCTGACCACCTACCATAGAGATCAATTGCTGTTGTTCCACATGAAGCAATGTAAAAGAACAGGCACTTGACtttacaataaaaataaaataaaaataataatctgAAGTCATGGACTTATCCATTTTCATCAGTTATACTCCATAATATagtgaaaatatatatttgatgAATGACATCTTAAATAGAAAATGATTGCAGCTATGTCTACTGAGGTGATTCCTCTGTGGACTCAAGGGCTTGTGAAACCTTAGTGCTATAAGTAAGAGCTGGAGTGAAATACTAGAACAGTGAAGGCAACAATTACAAATGCCACATCAGCATCAGCCATCACAACACTGTGGTGATGCTTGGTCTTCATTAAAGAACCATCATTTACATGATGTATAAAAATGGTATTACTACAAAACAGTCATACATAAtacaaaacataaacattcaAATACAGACATGAAGAATATAggcaaacattttattttagttgCCCTGGACATCAAACTGAGTCCAGGAGGCATATTTCACAAGCCTCTTGGTCAGCCTAACATGCCTCTTTACCTTATAAACCACCTGTCCAACTAACAAGTCTCTCAGAAGCTTTAAATTATCCATCCTTGACATGGATCAATAGCTTGTTCAGAGTGCACTCAAGCTTGATAGGATAGTCAGCTTTAGCGTATACCTGCACAACATATTGAAAAAGGGCCACTCCagtcaaaatagactttttAAAACTTGTTTCTGTGCAACAGTTCCTCTGTTgttacacacatattatatagtTGGTCAGGCACATATGTTGAGCAAGTGCATAGCTTTTGAGCACAGCAGCTTGTTTCTACCCTCTTACAATAGCCCTTTAATCACCCCACAGCATGACTATCTTTAAGCACTTTCTTGGACTGGCAGCATCCTGGGGACaaatgagagcaagagagcacCATTATCATGTAAGCGACTCGAGTGCGTCCTTGGTCCAAACTGGCCATGCTGTGTTGCGGAGTGGACACGTGATGCATTATGGGTCACGAGTGATTTTATGAGCTGGGCTTCTAGTCTGAGGAAGAGCTGTGGGGCTCGAAACGTCcctgcaaataaaaaaaaaaaaaaaaaaaaaaaaaaaaaaaaaaaactttaaatgGGAGCTCCCTGTTGTGCAAATCATCTCTTACTTCCTCTACACTATTATGCTTTAGATCCTGCAGCCATCCAAATGGCCGTTGGGATGGGGTGTGCTAGGCCTCTCACTGGTCCTCCGCTCTCACTGGCTTCTGCTGACCCATGCGCGCAGTCCACAGTTACAGTGCTGTTTCAAAGATGATCAGACTGCCATCTCCACTAGGTCCTTTAGAGGTCAGGCTGGTTTGACTCTTGTTATATGCCTGTATAGAAGGGATAGAAGTGAGTCATCATAAGTAAGTAACATGGCACATTGATATGCCAGTGGACTTCTGCCGTTTAAAAGTTTATAATTTAAAGTATTCAGGCGAAGCTTCGGCtatttgctaaaaaaaaaaaaactgcttaaGTTTTTAGCAGACCCTGGAGCAGCTGTATGAATATAAACTCCACTCTGTACGGAGCAGTTAGTGTAAAACAGAAAAGCAGGCTGGGACATGCTTAGGAGAGCCTCGCAGCCCCCATACACTCCGTTGCCGTGGTTACGGACACAATGAGCCTCGTCAGTCAGTGGTGGGGAAAAAAATGGTTTAACTTTGGCTGCTCGTATCCTACATCACTCCTTTCAACTTCCCACTGAAAGTCTTTGTGCTAATGTGCTGAAGACTTTATGCAGAGATTCTGGTCTCCTGTCATTGATACAAGATGACATCCACTGCAGTGGACAGTTACAGTCTTCAGTCTTTTACCAGATTCATCGCTGTATTTATAgttaaataaaattattttgtatttttgcaACGTGTTTAACACCAAGACAAGATCTTCATTTTGACCTTGTTTTTAATCAATTAAAGTGTGTTTTCAATTTATTAGAACAAGCATTGCCTAATTGATGACTCAAAAAGGTATAACTGTTCAAAGTAGCTGTGCAGTGAGTTGTGAATTTTCTGCAAAATCTAGGATCAATGGATGTCCAAtacattgatgtgtgtgttgtctgacaGACAAACCTGTTTGGCCATTTGCATCAGATGTGAGGCCTCTGCTTTGCCCGTCTGCTGGACCATCTTCAGGAAAAGGCTCTCAGGGTTCTGCAGGAGAGTGTAGGGCTCATCATATTCATGGATGTGACCTGCATCCAAAACCTGCCAACACATACAACAAACAGAAAATTAAATAAGTTCAGTTGTACACAGCTTTCCTTTGTCTAATGGACTAATGGAAACTTATTACGTTTGAGTACCCAGAAGAGTTTATGGGAGTATCAGTATTTCCACCATGAGTTTTCCTGTGATTCTGAAGCCAAGGAAAAAAACAATCATACACGTCAATGAGGGAAACCAGGATGCTACAGAAAGCTGCCTCACCAGGATGCGGTCGCTGTCGATGATCGTGTTGAGCCTGTGAGCGATAGTGAGCACTGTGCACTCTCGGAATTTCTCTCGGATGGTCTTCTGGATCAGTTCATCTGTCCTGCAAGCCAAAATCAAACCACATTAAAGGAAAACTCAgacgatttttcacatagatcccTCAGTTtctcgttaaataaataaataaataaataaataaataaataaataaataaataaataaataaataaataaaataaaataaaataaaataaaaaaaaaaaaaaacagtgctaTCTGGCTCAAGTTGCTACAGCCAACAGCTGTAAAGGCCAAGCAGCCGATATTAAAGATGCCGCAAGAGCTACATATCAACAGCCATACTAATAGCTACATATCAAGAGCCATAAAAATAGCTACATATCAAGAGCCATAAAAATAGCTACATATCAAGAGCCATAAAAATAGCTACATATCAAGAGCCATACTAGTAGCTACATATCAAGAGCCCTCCGTTTCTtgtaaagatagatagagatagagatagatagataaatagatagataaataaataaataaataaataaataaataaataaataaataaataaaataaaataaaataaaataaaataaattggtGCTACcaagcttgagttgctgcagccaacagctgtAGAGGCCAAGCAGCCGATATTAAAGATGCCGcaagagtgtagcactgtaactGCCCCAAGAGTGAAGCACTAACTGCCCcaagagtgtagcactgtaactGCCCCAAGAGTGAAGCACTGTAACTGCCCCAAGAGTGAAGCACTGTAACTGCCTGGCTGCTTTATTTTCCTTTTAGCCCCCGTTTATAAAAAACTCCTAAGAGCAATAAGCCACACTGTATTCTCCACTGTTTCACCACCATTAGTGGTGAAGTGGCGAGTGACCCGACGGTGTCCAGCCTCACCTGGGGTTGACGTTTGCCGCCTCACCTGGGGTCGATGGTGTCCAGCCTCACCTGGGGTCGACGTTTGCCGTGGCCTCGTCGATGATGAGAATGTTGTTCCTGCGGAGGATGGCACGTGCCAAACACACCAGCTGTCTCTGGCCAATGCTGAAGTTGGAGCCCGACTCTGAGAGCACCGTCTCCAGGCGCGCCGGTAACTCATCCACCGCCGATTTCAGCTGGACCTGTGTGGGTCATTAGAGATTATTGCATTTGAGGGTCAGCTGGACCTGTGTGGGTCATTAGAGATTATTGCATTTGGGGGTCAAAGATCAAAATGCCTGCGTAACAAACGGAAATCATATTTTTTGTCGTCATGCCTACACATCTTGTTAGACTGCTACTTCAAGTAGGGTACTCGTACTCTGCATTTCACCTTTACAAGGTCCTGTTTCCCCAAGAGCATCATTTGCCGAAATAGtttaacaaacacaaatcaTATTTTTTGTCATGCCTACACATCTAGCCATATCCCATCTAAATGAGTttctgtttcagtgtgtgtgtgtgtgtgtgtgtgtgtgtgtgtgtgtgtgtgtgtgtgtgtgcgcatatgtgtggtgtgtgcgtacgtgcgcgtgtgtatatgtgtatgcgtgtttatgtgtgtgcgtgcgtgcgtgtgtacctCCTCCAAAGCTTTCCAGAGCTCCTCGTCAGAATGCTGGCTAAAAGGGTCCAGGTTCTTCCTCATGGTTCCGGTGAAGAGCACGGGGTCCTGGGGAATGATGGACATCTTCTGCCTCAGATCGTGCAGTCCCAGCTCAGAGATCCGGAGGCCGTCCACCTTGATCTGCCCCTCCGGTTCTGCGAGCCGGAAGAGCGCGGAAACTAAAGAGCTCTTCCCTGCACCCGTCCTACCAACGATGCCCACCTGTAAAAAAGCAACATAAAAACAGTAAAGTTACATTTTAATTTAGGATAtacagaggagaggtgagaagtTACATTTTAATTTAGGATATATAcatcagagtttccgctagaaaaaaatggtgccgagGTTTCGTTTtctggacattttgatgatatgccggtcaaatatcctattatcgcttcttaattagtcaagttgaggaaaactggaaacaggctatgtagcttaaagaatgacataatcaggctgaatcgaatgcaacatgttcattagcctaacttacgtaaacatgcctaacaagatctagccagtatctatgttttccatggacagcaagagtccgcttcgttcattgttttaaaaaggctacgttgtttatTGCtgcccacgttatctccagtggttccactgtttaacttgcacagatgcgccacacaagaatgagcgctcacaccactaccccctaatgctatgcctctttatttgataacaccactaccccctaaggctatgcctctttatttgataacaataaatgaagaaatgtttcctattctgggaaatgtttagtttctttttctttcggtccgcagTTCAATGATACTGTTTAATTGTGCCTGAAATTATCCGcagaccagcaatctcctcgtcgaggaggccctaaccctgcagatcatagacagagaaagcataggcctactgtatgctttgggtacagaacacagttgcatgtccagtgtacacggagaatgacagtgtcttgagCTGCCGCAACCCCataactccacttccaacgtcatcattccgacagatacgcccgacacttctgctttttatctggtggtggtggagttgaccggacatctgaggcttcagacgttaccaatttatcatccatcgcgtcttcCTATtagaaatgcagcataggctatgcgtgttgtttaatagctttcaaatggtagagcctgtacatttaaaaacatagccagaggacgtattgctttaatataggcttacattttaaggcttattctcaaattcagattgcgttagcgGGAcaggattattagccaatttcaattggacaatttgaccggagagatttcattttgtcggacatttaattttttcttcccggccaatgtccggtaattaccggacaacggaaaccctgataTACATGAGAGGTGTTAAATTCCTTGTGCTATAGGAAGGGGATTATACACAGCGGCCAATCAACAACTAAACCTATTTCTGAATCAGAATATCAGAGAATCTTACCTTTTCTTTGGGCTTGAAGGTAGCGGTCATGTTTTTCAGAACAATAGGTCCATCCGGGTAATATGAGAAGTTGACCTGGTCGAATGTGATCAGCCCTTTGCTTGGCCACGAAGGGGGCGGACGCTTTTGTGTTTCCCATGGTGCTTCAGTCTCTAGTTCAGTATACTCCATAACCCTCTCCACGGATGTCATCTGATCGCAAAAAAGTCAATATGAGAACACATGCagacttagagagagagagagagagagactaataGCTACATATCAAGAGAGAGACTAATAGCTACATATCAAGAGCCATACTAATAGCTACATATCAAGATATTCTATTCTTGTTTCGTCCTGCGATGACATAGTTCCAAAGAACAAAGCACAAAGCACTTGAAATTAGGTTCTCAAGTTCTAGGTTCTCTTACCATATTCTCCACTTCTGCACTCTGCCGGACCCCCCACTGGAACATTCCCATTAGAGTCACTGCATTGGAGAGAGCCAAGCCTACTGATCCCGCATCCAAACCTGTCAAGAATAGGGCCCAAATTAACCCTAGAACCAGTTAAAGGAAGGCTATTGTGTTATGGTGGACAAATTAACTCTTAAGTTAAAGGAGGGGCCAAGAATAGGGTCCAGTAAGAAGATACTTCTGTGTAATGGTGGACAACAAATTAACTCTAGAACCAGTTAAAGTACTATTAAGAGACCAGGAGTGTCATGTTGAAATTTGCTCATACCTCCATATAGAATGACCTCTGTCAGACATATAGAAGGACCTCTGTCAGACATCCGAAAGCAAAAGATGCTCATCTACTACATCTTCAGTATCACAAATCATAAGCAATACAATTCTGTCACATGGTCACAGTTTTTCAATATTTTCTGTGTGGAAGCGAGGCTGTGGTGGGAGAAGAAAGTTGCTGCGAGTGAAGGGAGTAATAGCTTACTGCTTTGTACTGCTTTgtactagcctggctagcgccaccacttctcaatgagacgtggtctgggaaccaaacgttcattttctcgtatttgaaaaaaaatgcccagatccgtttattgggcgccacgtatgtctatcaaatgcgtctgtgcatagctcctcatcgtcttgctttcccccttgttctgtgattggttccctatctcaggcgaaaatttgctccatggtctccaggctgccttagcagcgtgaatcaaatcgcccgcaaggcagcatgggaacacccaggctagcttTGTACTGCTTTGTACTGCTTTTTACTTTGTTCTGTTCTTTCCAACGACAGAACCAAGAACTCTCTTTTCGTTACTTCACAAGAGACACAGACATCCATCGGCAATGGATTGCCAAAACAAAGCAAGATGTTGGGCCATATTTTGACGTTTTGCTGAGATAGCAC belongs to Alosa alosa isolate M-15738 ecotype Scorff River chromosome 23, AALO_Geno_1.1, whole genome shotgun sequence and includes:
- the gpr180 gene encoding integral membrane protein GPR180, producing MYQFAITTVTFLLQCVFSVSGKTIFGVFRSDLAREQKGQYITNFFYQVGNGLMVYRLENVPLAVQKESKLLMFHNTQGFDNLSCLDRVSRAQMSISLSTEEHNQTIPQQLYPQAWHILYVDRYTCTEQDISSPLEDVKFQIILLNPDVAGNPMDHFSAEEGGLHSFYFLLILAYFIASCIYMQPLWQALQKGGPMHTVLKVLSIALLLQGMSVLFNYIHMARYARDGVGTPLMGSLAEFCDMVAQVQMLYMLLSLCMGWTLSRSRKSQSKPLQWDSSPTSTSLAAGAVFTQGILLIWEQFEDTEHHSFHAQRSVPGVLLLLLRVVLALLLASVLYQITSSERSALKRDFYLRFAKGCFLWFLCHPVLVLLSGIFNEHQQEKVIAIGVILCQSISVIILYQLFLSRSLYWEVSSLSSVTLPLSMSRGPRDRF